A region of Silurus meridionalis isolate SWU-2019-XX chromosome 17, ASM1480568v1, whole genome shotgun sequence DNA encodes the following proteins:
- the slc20a2 gene encoding sodium-dependent phosphate transporter 2 isoform X1, with the protein MTDLSPYLWMVVIGFIIAFILAFSVGANDVANSFGTAVGSGVVTLRQACILASIFETLGSILLGAKVGETIRKGIIDVNLYNDTIPILMAGEVSAMVGSAVWQLIASFLKLPISGTHCIVGSTIGFSMIAIGTKGVQWMQLVKIVASWFISPLLSGLMSGLLFYIIRFLILNKDDPVPNGLRALPLFYASTIGINTFSIMYTGAPLLGLELLPVWAIALITLAGSLVCAVVVWIFVCPWMKRKIASKLKKEHVLSRISDESLDKIPEEEEEAPVFKELPGAKGNDDSELPLTGESTGELNSLANGGTVLPNGRMYGRTHSMTNGCLKSPVSNGSFGFDGHMRSDGQVYHTVHKDSGLYKDLLHKIHVGRLEEERPDITHRVLRRNNSYTCYTAAICGMAVQPLLRSESSAATPPEDSEKLVGESVSYSKKRVRYDSYSSYCNAVAEAEIEAEEGGVDVKLGSDKLESMQGEGGILEDCVDEDKEEKDKPQVFLLFHFLQILTACFGSFAHGGNDVSNAIGPLVALWMIYEQGGVMQDAATPVWLLLYGGLGICTGLWVWGRRVIQTMGKDLTPITPSSGFTIELASAVTVVLASNIGLPVSTTHCKVGSVVAVGWLRSKKAVDWRLFRNIFLAWFVTVPVAGLFSAAVMALFVYGILPFV; encoded by the exons ATGACGGATTTATCACCGTACCTATGGATGGTAGTAATTGGCTTCATCATCGCCTTCATCTTGGCATTTTCAGTGGGAGCCAACGATGTTGCAAACTCGTTTGGCACGGCAGTGGGCTCAGGGGTGGTCACGTTGCGCCAGGCCTGTATCCTAGCCTCAATTTTTGAAACGCTGGGCTCCATACTTCTTGGTGCAAAAGTGGGTGAGACTATTCGGAAAGGGATTATAGATGTCAACTTGTACAATGACACCATACCCATACTGATGGCAGGCGAGGTCAGCGCCATGGTCG ggtCTGCGGTTTGGCAACTCATTGCCTCATTCCTCAAGTTGCCCATTTCTGGTACCCATTGTATAGTGGGATCTACTATTGGCTTTTCCATGATAGCCATCGGCACCAAAGGAGTGCAGTGGATGCAGCTGGTCAAAATTG TTGCCTCCTGGTTCATCTCTCCTCTGCTGTCAGGCCTCATGTCTGGCCTACTCTTCTATATTATCAGATTTCTCATTCTTAATAAA GATGATCCTGTTCCAAATGGCCTCCGTGCTTTGCCCCTCTTTTATGCCTCAACTATCGGCATCAACACATTCTCCATCATGTATACAGGAGCTCCCT TGTTGGGCCTGGAGTTGCTCCCAGTATGGGCCATCGCCCTCATCACCCTGGCTGGATCTCTGGTGTGTGCTGTTGTGGTCTGGATCTTTGTCTGCCCCTGGATGAAAAGGAAAATAGCAA GTAAGCTGAAAAAAGAACACGTTCTCTCGCGCATCTCTGATGAGAGTCTCGATAAGATTcctgaggaagaagaggaggcgCCGGTGTTTAAAGAGCTTCCAGGGGCAAAGGGTAATGATGACTCTGAACTGCCCTTGACTGGAGAATCCACAGGAGAGTTAAATAGCCTGGCCAATGGTGGCACCGTCCTTCCTAACGGACGGATGTATG GTCGCACTCACTCCATGACAAACGGTTGTTTGAAGTCGCCCGTGTCCAACGGAAGCTTTGGTTTCGATGGCCATATGCGCAGCGATGGCCAGGTGTACCACACTGTGCACAAGGACTCTGGTCTCTACAAGGATCTGTTACACAAGATCCACGTGGGCCGGTTGGAGGAAGAGCGGCCCGACATCACCCACAGAGTCCTGCGTCGCAACAACAGCTACACATGCTACACAGCGGCCATCTGTGGCATGGCCGTACAGCCCCTACTCCGCTCAGAGTCGAGCGCTGCAACACCACCTGAGGACAGCGAGAAGCTGGTGGGTGAAAGTGTCTCCTATTCTAAGAAGCGCGTCCGTTACGACAGCTACTCTAGCTACTGCAACGCCGTGGCCGAGGCTGAAATCGAGGCAGAGGAAGGGGGTGTGGATGTAAAACTGGGATCTGACAAGCTTGAGTCAATGCAAGGTGAAGGAGGGATACTTGAGGACTGTGTTGATGAGGACAAAGAAGAGAAGGACAAGCCCCAGGTGTTTCTGCTCTTTCATTTCCTGCAGATCCTCACTGCCTGCTTTGGGTCTTTTGCACATGGTGGCAACGATGTCAG TAATGCCATTGGCCCACTGGTGGCACTGTGGATGATCTATGAGCAGGGGGGTGTAATGCAGGACGCAGCCACTCCTGTGTGGCTGCTCTTATACGGTGGCCTGGGTATCTGCACTGGCCTGTGGGTGTGGGGACGGCGTGTAATCCAGACCATGGGCAAGGACCTCACGCCCATCACGCCTTCCAG TGGATTCACTATTGAGCTGGCTTCAGCGGTCACTGTTGTGCTGGCGTCCAATATTGGACTCCCTGTCAGTACCACGCACTGCAAG
- the slc20a2 gene encoding sodium-dependent phosphate transporter 2 isoform X3: protein MTDLSPYLWMVVIGFIIAFILAFSVGANDVANSFGTAVGSGVVTLRQACILASIFETLGSILLGAKVGETIRKGIIDVNLYNDTIPILMAGEVSAMVGSAVWQLIASFLKLPISGTHCIVGSTIGFSMIAIGTKGVQWMQLVKIVASWFISPLLSGLMSGLLFYIIRFLILNKDDPVPNGLRALPLFYASTIGINTFSIMYTGAPLLGLELLPVWAIALITLAGSLVCAVVVWIFVCPWMKRKIASKLKKEHVLSRISDESLDKIPEEEEEAPVFKELPGAKGNDDSELPLTGESTGELNSLANGGTVLPNGRMYGRTHSMTNGCLKSPVSNGSFGFDGHMRSDGQVYHTVHKDSGLYKDLLHKIHVGRLEEERPDITHRVLRRNNSYTCYTAAICGMAVQPLLRSESSAATPPEDSEKLVGESVSYSKKRVRYDSYSSYCNAVAEAEIEAEEGGVDVKLGSDKLESMQGEGGILEDCVDEDKEEKDKPQVFLLFHFLQILTACFGSFAHGGNDVSNAIGPLVALWMIYEQGGVMQDAATPVWLLLYGGLGICTGLWVWGRRVIQTMGKDLTPITPSRWVQWSLLAGCAQRRQ, encoded by the exons ATGACGGATTTATCACCGTACCTATGGATGGTAGTAATTGGCTTCATCATCGCCTTCATCTTGGCATTTTCAGTGGGAGCCAACGATGTTGCAAACTCGTTTGGCACGGCAGTGGGCTCAGGGGTGGTCACGTTGCGCCAGGCCTGTATCCTAGCCTCAATTTTTGAAACGCTGGGCTCCATACTTCTTGGTGCAAAAGTGGGTGAGACTATTCGGAAAGGGATTATAGATGTCAACTTGTACAATGACACCATACCCATACTGATGGCAGGCGAGGTCAGCGCCATGGTCG ggtCTGCGGTTTGGCAACTCATTGCCTCATTCCTCAAGTTGCCCATTTCTGGTACCCATTGTATAGTGGGATCTACTATTGGCTTTTCCATGATAGCCATCGGCACCAAAGGAGTGCAGTGGATGCAGCTGGTCAAAATTG TTGCCTCCTGGTTCATCTCTCCTCTGCTGTCAGGCCTCATGTCTGGCCTACTCTTCTATATTATCAGATTTCTCATTCTTAATAAA GATGATCCTGTTCCAAATGGCCTCCGTGCTTTGCCCCTCTTTTATGCCTCAACTATCGGCATCAACACATTCTCCATCATGTATACAGGAGCTCCCT TGTTGGGCCTGGAGTTGCTCCCAGTATGGGCCATCGCCCTCATCACCCTGGCTGGATCTCTGGTGTGTGCTGTTGTGGTCTGGATCTTTGTCTGCCCCTGGATGAAAAGGAAAATAGCAA GTAAGCTGAAAAAAGAACACGTTCTCTCGCGCATCTCTGATGAGAGTCTCGATAAGATTcctgaggaagaagaggaggcgCCGGTGTTTAAAGAGCTTCCAGGGGCAAAGGGTAATGATGACTCTGAACTGCCCTTGACTGGAGAATCCACAGGAGAGTTAAATAGCCTGGCCAATGGTGGCACCGTCCTTCCTAACGGACGGATGTATG GTCGCACTCACTCCATGACAAACGGTTGTTTGAAGTCGCCCGTGTCCAACGGAAGCTTTGGTTTCGATGGCCATATGCGCAGCGATGGCCAGGTGTACCACACTGTGCACAAGGACTCTGGTCTCTACAAGGATCTGTTACACAAGATCCACGTGGGCCGGTTGGAGGAAGAGCGGCCCGACATCACCCACAGAGTCCTGCGTCGCAACAACAGCTACACATGCTACACAGCGGCCATCTGTGGCATGGCCGTACAGCCCCTACTCCGCTCAGAGTCGAGCGCTGCAACACCACCTGAGGACAGCGAGAAGCTGGTGGGTGAAAGTGTCTCCTATTCTAAGAAGCGCGTCCGTTACGACAGCTACTCTAGCTACTGCAACGCCGTGGCCGAGGCTGAAATCGAGGCAGAGGAAGGGGGTGTGGATGTAAAACTGGGATCTGACAAGCTTGAGTCAATGCAAGGTGAAGGAGGGATACTTGAGGACTGTGTTGATGAGGACAAAGAAGAGAAGGACAAGCCCCAGGTGTTTCTGCTCTTTCATTTCCTGCAGATCCTCACTGCCTGCTTTGGGTCTTTTGCACATGGTGGCAACGATGTCAG TAATGCCATTGGCCCACTGGTGGCACTGTGGATGATCTATGAGCAGGGGGGTGTAATGCAGGACGCAGCCACTCCTGTGTGGCTGCTCTTATACGGTGGCCTGGGTATCTGCACTGGCCTGTGGGTGTGGGGACGGCGTGTAATCCAGACCATGGGCAAGGACCTCACGCCCATCACGCCTTCCAG